In Carassius carassius chromosome 7, fCarCar2.1, whole genome shotgun sequence, one genomic interval encodes:
- the LOC132143287 gene encoding uncharacterized protein LOC132143287, with amino-acid sequence MVIANNSIRLREIQSAIINDNNVFANINSVSISTIDRLLKRHQMTMKQLYKVPFERNSERVKALWYQYVQRIMELEVHETTHILVLVDEAGFNLSKGRRRGHNLIGHRATIDTPGQRGANITMCAAISENGVSTHIPHIGPYNTQLLLAFLNALYRDLIPEQERGLVRPHLPNYVIVWDNVSFHRTNSVRDWFAAHERITVEFLPPYSPFINPIEVAVFFSMEVESV; translated from the exons ATGGTCATAGCCAACAATTCCATCAGGCTAAGAGAGATCCAAAGTGCAATCATAAATGACAATAATGTCTttgcaaatataaattctgtcagcatttccacCATAGACAGACTTTTAAAAAGACATCAGATGACTATGAAACAGCTCTATAAGGTGccatttgagaggaacagtgaaagaGTCAAGGCGTTGTGGTACCAGTATGTCCAG AGAATCATGGAGTTAGAAGTACATGAAACGACCCACATTCTTGTTTTGGTGGACGAGGCTGGGTTTAATCTGTCCAAAGGCCGGAGACGTGGTCACAATCTCATTGGACACCGAGCCACAATTGACACACCAGGCCAACGTGGGGCCAATATTACAATGTGTGCTGCCATTTCAGAGAACGGTGTGAGCACACATATTCCACACATTGGGCCCTATAATACCCAACTTCTCCTGGCCTTcctaaatgcactttacagagacCTGATTCCAGAACAAGAAAGAGGTTTAGTTAGACCACATTTGCCTAATTATGTTATTGTCTGGGATAATGTCAGCTTCCACCGAACCAACAGTGTTAGGGACTGGTTTGCTGCACATGAAAGGATAACAGTGGAATTCCTTCCACCATACTCTCCATTCATAAATCCAATAGAAGTAGCAGTTTTTTTCAGCATGGAGGTGGAAAGTGTATGA